Proteins encoded in a region of the Diabrotica virgifera virgifera chromosome 4, PGI_DIABVI_V3a genome:
- the LOC126883529 gene encoding elongation factor 1-alpha-like → MLEGSDKMPWFKGGQIERKEGKAEGKCLIEALDAILPPSRPTEKPLRLPLQDVYKIGGIGTVPVGRVETGVLKPGMVVVFAPANLTTEVKSVEMHHEALQEAVPGDNVGFNVKNVSVKELRRGYVAGDTKNNPPRGASDFTAQVVVLNHPGQISNGYTPVLDCHTAHIACKFAEIKEKVDRRSGKTTEENPKAIKSGDAAIVNLVPTKPMCVESFQEFSPLGRFAVRDMRQTVAVGVIKSVAFKDPSAGKVTKAAEKAQ, encoded by the coding sequence ATGTTAGAAGGATCTGACAAGATGCCATGGTTCAAGGGAGGGCAAATCGAACGTAAAGAAGGAAAAGCTGAAGGAAAGTGCTTGATTGAGGCTTTGGATGCTATCCTTCCCCCATCTCGTCCAACTGAGAAACCCCTCCGTCTTCCACTCCAGGATGTCTACAAAATTGGTGGTATTGGAACAGTACCTGTAGGTCGTGTTGAAACTGGTGTATTGAAACCTGGTATGGTTGTAGTATTCGCTCCAGCCAATTTGACGACTGAAGTAAAATCCGTTGAAATGCATCACGAAGCCCTCCAGGAAGCAGTACCTGGTGACAATGTTGGTTTCAACGTCAAGAACGTCTCTGTTAAAGAATTGCGTCGTGGTTACGTAGCTGGAGACACCAAGAACAACCCACCCAGAGGAGCTTCAGACTTCACTGCCCAAGTCGTTGTTCTCAACCACCCTGGTCAAATCTCAAACGGATATACCCCTGTACTCGACTGTCACACAGCTCACATTGCCTGCAAATTCGCTGAAATCAAAGAAAAGGTTGACCGTCGTTCTGGTAAGACCACTGAAGAAAATCCCAAAGCCATCAAATCTGGTGATGCCGCCATTGTCAACTTGGTACCCACCAAGCCCATGTGTGTAGAATCATTCCAAGAATTCTCACCCCTTGGACGTTTTGCTGTCCGTGACATGAGGCAAACCGTTGCAGTAGGAGTCATCAAGAGCGTTGCCTTCAAAGATCCCAGCGCCGGAAAAGTCACAAAAGCTGCAGAAAAAGCCCAATag